The DNA window TGGCAAAAAGCCAATCCCGGACTCGGTATCTGCAAGCGCTGGGATGACCTGCGCCGGCTGGCGAAAAAGGCCAAAGAGCAAGTCAGCGCCCGGCATAACTTCTTCACCAAGCACATGAATTTGTGGGTCACGGCGGAATCGGCGTGGATGGATATGCTCAAATGGGACGACTGCGAGCCGTTGCGCCCCCAACATGAACTGAAAACCTATCCGATGTGGGTCGGGGTGGATTTGGCGAACAAAATCGATATCTGCGCGGCGGTCAAAGTCTGGCAGGGCAATAATGGCCATGTTCACGCCGATTTTAAATTCTGGCTGCCGGAAGATCGGATTGAACGCTGTTCCCGTCAGATGGCTGAACTCTACCGCAAATGGGCGGAGAGGGGCGTCCTGATACTGACCGATGGTGAAGTGGTCGATCATATCCAGATAAAAGAGGAATTACAATACTGGGTCAGCGGGGAAAACCTGAAGGAAATTGGCTTTGACCCGTGGAGCGCGACTCAGTTCAGCCTGGCGCTGGCCGAAGAGGGGTTACCGTTGGTTGAAGTTCCGCAGACCGTGCGCAACCTGTCAGAAGCCATGAAGACCCTGGAGGCACTGGTGTACAGCGGGAAATTTCACCATAACGCCCACCCGGTGATGAACTGGATGATGTCAAACGTCACCATTAAACCGGATAAAAACGACAACATTTTCCCCAACAAATCCACGCCGGAAGCCAAGATAGACGGCCCCTTTGCCCTGTTTACTGCCCTGAGCCGCTTGCTGGTCAATGGCGGGGAGCAACAGGCAAGCCTGTCTGACATTCTGATCAGCCGGGGCTTACGCACCCTCTGAGGTTTTTAATGAAAATATTATTGATAACGGCCCCGCTGGTCGGACTGGCAGGCGGCGGACTCGTGTCTTACGGGGCATGGCTGCTATTGCCTGCGGCCGGGTTTATGGTGGCGGGCCTGCTGTGTCTCGGCTGGTCGTATCTGGTCTCGCGGATGCTGGGGCGTCAACCGGATAGGAGGGCCTGATGTTTTTTCCCGGACTGTTTCGAAAATCTGCTGAACCGATGACGTCCCGCGACCTCAGTGAACTGATTGGCCTGTCCTATGACACGTATACCGGACGGCGGGTCAGTCCGCCGTTAGCCATGCAACTGACGGCGGTGTTTAGCTGCGTGCGGGTACTGGCGGAATCGGTTGGCATGCTGCCCTGTTCACTCTATGAGCAACTGCCCCGGGGTAACCGGCGGGCGGCTAATGAACGGCTGCATAAACTGCTGTCGGTCAAACCCAATCATTACATGACCCCACAGGAATTTTGGGAGTTACTGATAGCCTGCCTGTGCCTGCGGGGGAATTTCTACGCCTACAAGGTCCAGGCACTGGGTGAGGTAGTGGAATTACTGCCCCTTGATCCGGGTAGCGTGGCGCCGAAACTGAACAGCGACTGGCAACCCGAGTATCAGGTGACCTTTCCAAACGGAGAAAGTCGAACACTGACACAGGATGACCTGTGGCATGTACGCATCTTTACGCTGGATGGGTTAAATGGCCTGAGTCCGATAGCGTATGCCCGGCACGCCATCGGGCTGGGGCTGGCGACCGAAGAGCACGGTTTCTGGAAACCCGCAAATTCCAGTTAGAGGAAATCTGTCGTATTTTCCGCGTCCCGCTGCATATGGTGCAAAACACGGACAGGGCGACATTCAATAACATTGAAAACCTCGGGATCGGGTTTATCAATTATTCACTGGTGCCGTATCTCACCCGGATTGAACAGCGGATAAACGCCGGGCTGGTCAGGGACAGCAAGCAGGGACGGCTCTATGCCAAATTCAACACCGGGGCGTTACTGCGCGGGGACATGAAATCCCGCTTCGAAGCGTATGCCACCGGGATTAACTGGGGTATCTACTCACCAAATGAATGCCGAGAGCTGGAAGAGCTGAACCCGCGCGAGGGCGGGGATAGCTACCTCACGCCGATGAACATGACGACCGGGCCGGAAAATAACCCGGCAACCCCAACGGAGGAAACCCCCCATGTCGATGATGACAAAACAACGGCTTGATGTCCCCCTGAAAATCAAATCGGTCAGTGACTCCGGCGAGTTCGAGGGTTACGGGTCCGTTTTCGGGGTGAAAGACAGCGATGACGATATTGTGATGCCCGGTGCTTTTGCCAACACCCTGAAACAGTGGGGAGAGAAAGGCGGCCTGCCTGCGTTGCTTTGGCAACACCGGATGGATGAACCCATTGGCATTTATACCGAAATGAACGAAGACGAGGTCGGGCTGCACCTGAAAGGGCGGTTACTGATTGACGATGACCCGCTGGCAAAACGGGTCCATGCCCACATGAAAGCCGGGTCACTCTCAGGGCTGTCTATCGGCTATATCCTCAAAGACTGGGAATACGACCGAACCAAGGAAGCGTTTTTACTGAAAGATCTCGATTTATGGGAGGTCAGTTTAGTGACCTTTCCGGCCAATGATGACGCCCGGATCAGCAACGTGAAATCGGCGTTTGCCCGCGGCGAATTACCCGCCCAAAAAAATATTGAGCGAGTCCTGCGCGACGTTGGGCTCTCACGCTCTCAGGCCAAGGCATTCATGGCCGAGGGGTATGGCGCGTTGTCGCTGCGTGATGCTGAAACAGACGCGTCCATTTTGAATGCATTAAAAACCATTACCTTTGAATAATCACGGAGTCCATTATGGCAGTTGAATTG is part of the Xenorhabdus cabanillasii genome and encodes:
- a CDS encoding terminase large subunit, which codes for MAKVADGIRYAERVVAGEIVAGELVKLTCQRFLDDLKHGEARGITFSEPRAEVYSAATTRDQARIVFEDAKNMIKQARPTLGRLFEFNKLAIYQEQSASKFEPLSSDANNLDGLNIHCGIVDELHAHKTRDVWDVLETATGARLQSLLFGITTAGFNKEGICYELRDYAVKVLRGQVEDDTFFGLIYTLDKDDDPFDETVWQKANPGLGICKRWDDLRRLAKKAKEQVSARHNFFTKHMNLWVTAESAWMDMLKWDDCEPLRPQHELKTYPMWVGVDLANKIDICAAVKVWQGNNGHVHADFKFWLPEDRIERCSRQMAELYRKWAERGVLILTDGEVVDHIQIKEELQYWVSGENLKEIGFDPWSATQFSLALAEEGLPLVEVPQTVRNLSEAMKTLEALVYSGKFHHNAHPVMNWMMSNVTIKPDKNDNIFPNKSTPEAKIDGPFALFTALSRLLVNGGEQQASLSDILISRGLRTL
- a CDS encoding HK97 family phage prohead protease gives rise to the protein MMTKQRLDVPLKIKSVSDSGEFEGYGSVFGVKDSDDDIVMPGAFANTLKQWGEKGGLPALLWQHRMDEPIGIYTEMNEDEVGLHLKGRLLIDDDPLAKRVHAHMKAGSLSGLSIGYILKDWEYDRTKEAFLLKDLDLWEVSLVTFPANDDARISNVKSAFARGELPAQKNIERVLRDVGLSRSQAKAFMAEGYGALSLRDAETDASILNALKTITFE